A window of Mucilaginibacter robiniae genomic DNA:
ATACAAGTTAAACAATTGTGAAGGGTTCATAGCATCGGCATGGCCGCTGGCATCATTCACCTGTACCTCTTTGTCTTTAGGCGTATAAGTCCATTGGGTTTTACCATCGCTAATAATTTCCTGAGCCGGAGCTGCTTTACTTCCACCAGGACTAAATATGGTAAGCCGGTATTGGTTAGCCTTTGTTCTGGCCAGTAAAGTACCCGCTTGTGTTTCGTTTACACCCGCTTGCGGATTTTGAACTGCTACGGAAAAATCAGTTTTAACAGCATCGTAAGCCTGATATTTATGACTTACCTCATCTAGTATGGTTTTGGCTTGCTTGTCTTTTTGCGCAAAAGCTGCTGAAGCAGATACGGTTAAAAGCAGGTATGTGAAAATCTTTTTCATGGTTATATATAAAACAGAAAGTTCAATCAGCGATTAAGCCAATTGAACTTTAGAACACTAAACACACCTGATGGTTTAACAAGCTTATTGTTTTTGAAGTGTTTCCAGATGCCGCTCTAAGCTATATTCATCCGGGTACAATACTTCACGTGCTTTACTACCCTCAAACGGACCAACAATGCCAGCTGCTTCCAGTTGGTCAATAATACGCCCAGCACGATTATACCCCAATTTTAATTTTCGCTGAATTAATGAAGTTGACCCCTGTTGATGTAACACAATCAGGCGTGCGGCATCTTCAAACATCGGATCACG
This region includes:
- a CDS encoding LolA family protein; the encoded protein is MKKIFTYLLLTVSASAAFAQKDKQAKTILDEVSHKYQAYDAVKTDFSVAVQNPQAGVNETQAGTLLARTKANQYRLTIFSPGGSKAAPAQEIISDGKTQWTYTPKDKEVQVNDASGHADAMNPSQLFNLYQKGYKYIYTGEQKVAGKALQVVELTPTDEKQSIFKIRLLIDKVKKQIYSALLFDKNGNRYTYTIRSFTPNASVAGSTFTYNPKEHPGVEVVDLR